GATCCCAATTCAAGGGCTCAGCGTGACCATGCCACTAAAGCAGGAGATTATGGCGCATCTCGAAAAGACCGATCCGCTTTCAACCAAGATCGGTGCCTGCAATACCGTGTTGCGGGCGCAGGATGGCAAGCTCTACGGATTCAATACCGATGTTGCCGGTATCGTTGGCCCGCTCGAAAAGCGGTTGTCGTTGCGCGGCACGAAGGTTCTGGTTCTGGGTGCAGGCGGAGCCGCACGAGCTGCGGTGTTCGGGGTTCGGGATAAGGGAGCCGATGTGTTCATCCTGAACCGTACACCGGAGACAGCGCAGAAGCTGGCACGCCAGTCGGGATCGAAGACGATCAAGAAAGATGCGCTGGCTAAGACCTCTTTCGATGTGATCATCAATGCGACGCCACTCGGCATGGCCGGGCAAAAAGGGACGCAGATGCTGGAGGCGAAGGACCTGAATGCGAAGCTGGTCTTCGATTTGGTCTACAACCCGATTGAGACTCCGCTGATCCGGCTGGCCCGGCAGCAGAGCATTCCGATCATTACCGGCGTCGAGATGTTTGTGCAGCAGGGAGCAAGGCAGTTCGAGATCTGGACGGGAAAACCTGCGCCGGAGGAAGAGATGCTCCGCGTCGTCATCCATGCGCTGCGACAGCAGGCTGAGGCTGCTCCCGAGGCTCCCGAGCCAGCGGCAAAGCCCAAGGCCAAGAGGAAATAGTTCTAAAGCCTGGTTGTTTGAAAAGAAAAAAGCCACCTCAAACGAGGTGGCTTTTTTGATTAGGTTGAAAAGTGGATTAGTGGCTCTTGCCTTCGGCTGAGGCCAGCTTCTCCTCTGCCTTACGAGTGACGGCGTTGGCTTCGTCGTATTTGTCGCCTTCGTCGCCTGCGGCCTGCCAGAGTTTTTCGCCCTCCTGAAGCTCCTGCAATGCTTCATTGCGGTCGATCTCGTTGGGATGAAGAGCTGTCTCAGCCAGAATCGTCACACGCTCCGGCAGAACCTCGACAAAGCCCCAGGCCACGAAGAACTTCTGGTCGCCAGAGGTGCCTCCGTGAAGACGAACCTCGCCAGCGCCAAGTTCGGCGAGCAAGGGAGCGGCTCCGTAGAGCGCCTCCAGGTAGCCGGACATCGAGGGAAGCTCCACTGCATTCGCCGTTGCGTCGAGCAGGACGCGGTCCGGCGTTACCAGCCTGACCGTCAACAATCCCGAGTTGGTGTTTGTGTCTGCCATGGTTATGCGGTCTGCTTCATCTTCTCTGCGGCGGCCAACACATCTTCGATGCCGCCCTTGAGGTAGAAGGCCTGCTCAGGAATATCGTCGTGCTTGCCTTCGATGATCTCCTTGAAGCTGCGGATGGTGTCCTCGACCTTGACGTAAGCGCCGGGGATGCCGGTGAAGATTTCCGCAACATGGAAGGGCTGCGACAGGAAGCGCTGCACCTTGCGGGCGCGGGCCACTGTGATCTTGTCCTCTTCCGAGAGCTCGTCGATACCAAGGATGGCGATGATGTCCTGCAGGTCCTTGTAGCGCTGAAGGATGCGCTTAACGCCCTGGGCGACATCGTAGTGCTCTTGACCGACGATGCGAGCAGAGAGAATACGGGAGGTCGAGGTCAGCGGATCGACGGCGGGATAGATACCAAGCTCTGACAAGGGACGCGAGAGAAGCATGGTCGCATCGAGGTGAGCAAAGGTGGTCGCCGGCGCGGGATCGGTGATGTCGTCGGCGGGCACATAGATGGCCTGAACCGAGGTGACGGAGCCCTTCTTGGTCGAGGTGATACGCTCTTGCAGCTCGCCCATCTCGGTGGCGAGGTTCGGCTGATAACCTACGGCCGAAGGCATACGGCCGAGCAGCGTGGAGACCTCGGAGCCGGCCTGCGTGAAGCGGAAGATGTTGTCGATGAAGAGCAGCGTGTCCGCACCTTCTTCGTCGCGGAAGTACTCGGCGACGGTGAGGCCGGTGAGGGCGACGCGCAGACGCGCCCCCGGCGGCTCGGTCATCTGGCCGTAGATCAGTGCGGCCTTGGACTTGTTGAAGTCATGCGGATCGATAACGCCCGACTCCTGGAACTCGTGCCAGAGGTCGTTGCCCTCGCGAGTGCGCTCGCCGACTCCGGCAAATACGGAGAAGCCGCCGTGCTTGGAGGCGACGTTGTTGATCAGCTCCTGAATGACGACGGTCTTGCCGACTCCGGCGCCGCCGAAGAGGCCGATCTTGCCGCCCTTCAAGAAGGGCAGGATCAGGTCGACGACCTTGATGCCGGTCTCGAACATCTCTTCCGAGGTGGACTGCTCGTCGAAGGCCGGGGCTTGGCGGTGAATGGGGCGATGTTCCTTGGCGTTGACCGGACCGAGCTCGTCGACCGGCTGGCCAAGCACGTTGAGCACACGGCCCAGCGTCTCGCGGCCCACGGGAACGGTGATGCCCGCGCCGGTGTCGATGGCCTTCATGCCGCGAACCATGCCCTCGGTGGCAACCATCGCGATGCAGCGCACACGGCCTTCGCCGAGATGCTGTTGCACTTCGACGACAACGTCGAGCGGCTGGGGTACGTCGAAGCCATCGCTGACGATGCGCAGCGCCTGGAAGATAGGCGGCATATGCGCTTCGTCGAATTGAACGTCAACGGCCGGGCCGCTGATCGAGATTACTTTTCCAATATTCTCTGCCATAAG
This region of Edaphobacter dinghuensis genomic DNA includes:
- the atpC gene encoding ATP synthase F1 subunit epsilon — encoded protein: MADTNTNSGLLTVRLVTPDRVLLDATANAVELPSMSGYLEALYGAAPLLAELGAGEVRLHGGTSGDQKFFVAWGFVEVLPERVTILAETALHPNEIDRNEALQELQEGEKLWQAAGDEGDKYDEANAVTRKAEEKLASAEGKSH
- the atpD gene encoding F0F1 ATP synthase subunit beta codes for the protein MAENIGKVISISGPAVDVQFDEAHMPPIFQALRIVSDGFDVPQPLDVVVEVQQHLGEGRVRCIAMVATEGMVRGMKAIDTGAGITVPVGRETLGRVLNVLGQPVDELGPVNAKEHRPIHRQAPAFDEQSTSEEMFETGIKVVDLILPFLKGGKIGLFGGAGVGKTVVIQELINNVASKHGGFSVFAGVGERTREGNDLWHEFQESGVIDPHDFNKSKAALIYGQMTEPPGARLRVALTGLTVAEYFRDEEGADTLLFIDNIFRFTQAGSEVSTLLGRMPSAVGYQPNLATEMGELQERITSTKKGSVTSVQAIYVPADDITDPAPATTFAHLDATMLLSRPLSELGIYPAVDPLTSTSRILSARIVGQEHYDVAQGVKRILQRYKDLQDIIAILGIDELSEEDKITVARARKVQRFLSQPFHVAEIFTGIPGAYVKVEDTIRSFKEIIEGKHDDIPEQAFYLKGGIEDVLAAAEKMKQTA